In the Carboxydothermus hydrogenoformans Z-2901 genome, one interval contains:
- the ltaE gene encoding low-specificity L-threonine aldolase: MKFIDLRSDTVTTPTPKMREAMFSAEVGDDVYGDDPTVRELEELAAQRIGKEAALFVPSGTMGNQLALMTHTQRGDEVILGEDCHIFKYEVGAPAVLSGVQLRGLKTNGGMMDLEEVKAAIRPNDIHMPRTSLICLENAYSSGEVVPLHYLEKIREIAESHGLKIHLDGARIFNAAIYLGVDAREIARYADSVMFCLSKGLSAPVGSILAGSREFVEKARKYRKLLGGGMRQAGILAAAGMVALKEMVDRLCEDHENALYLAQKLINLGFEVDLKKVQINMVWARAKSHLNIEDLPEKLLAEGIKINPPINGLFRFVTHKDVTKGDIDKFVEILAKTMQVGEQV, translated from the coding sequence GTGAAATTTATTGATCTTCGCAGTGATACGGTAACAACTCCTACTCCAAAGATGCGTGAGGCCATGTTTTCTGCCGAGGTAGGGGATGATGTTTACGGCGATGACCCTACGGTGCGGGAATTAGAAGAACTTGCTGCTCAACGAATTGGCAAGGAAGCGGCCCTTTTTGTTCCCAGTGGGACCATGGGGAATCAACTGGCTCTTATGACCCATACCCAGCGGGGGGACGAAGTGATTCTGGGGGAAGATTGCCATATTTTTAAATATGAAGTTGGGGCACCGGCAGTATTATCCGGGGTGCAGCTCCGGGGACTTAAGACAAATGGTGGCATGATGGATTTAGAGGAAGTAAAAGCTGCGATACGACCCAACGATATTCACATGCCGAGGACTTCCCTTATTTGCCTGGAGAATGCTTACAGTAGCGGAGAAGTAGTGCCCCTTCACTACCTGGAAAAAATCCGGGAAATTGCTGAAAGCCACGGTCTTAAAATCCACCTGGACGGGGCAAGAATTTTTAATGCCGCTATTTACCTGGGGGTTGATGCCCGGGAAATTGCCAGGTATGCCGATTCGGTCATGTTTTGTCTCTCCAAAGGTTTATCGGCTCCGGTAGGGTCAATTCTCGCCGGAAGTAGAGAGTTTGTGGAAAAAGCCAGGAAATACCGGAAATTATTAGGTGGAGGCATGCGGCAGGCGGGAATTTTAGCGGCAGCGGGAATGGTAGCTTTGAAAGAAATGGTGGATAGGCTTTGTGAAGACCACGAAAATGCATTATATCTTGCCCAAAAGTTAATTAACCTTGGCTTTGAAGTGGATTTAAAAAAGGTGCAGATTAACATGGTGTGGGCCAGGGCTAAATCGCATCTTAATATAGAAGATTTACCAGAAAAGCTTTTAGCAGAAGGAATAAAAATAAATCCTCCCATTAATGGGCTGTTTCGTTTCGTAACCCATAAAGATGTTACGAAAGGTGATATTGATAAATTTGTCGAAATTTTAGCTAAAACTATGCAGGTAGGGGAACAGGTATGA
- a CDS encoding HD-GYP domain-containing protein — protein sequence MNFKWIIESYGEYLERISHKFQDILTEQNGAFILLVEVSESNRYVCRFCEFAGNVPYDLKREINEKVNGSLIPGNLDWLKTLTEPRVLNKDQVQSYFPELNQVEVMQIIPIYVDKNSKNIMIIGYFQDLTPSSISFNVNELQNYLYIEQFYNLIFEIIIMFNRVIEEKEPLIRGHMERVVEYADLIAGEIGREETQRLILQIAGAVHDVGKIMVPDFILQHIGKYTEEMRQKMQKHSEFGYELLKNLPMFNEVAEVILYHHEHYDGQGYPKGLKGNEIPLYSRILAIADSFDAMVSERVYKVSMGYDEALEELVNNKGKQFDPELVEAFIAGFRKTRLLNPLKYKVPDLPKLFCRVTLAVGNQYFDGRVSYRLENSQKVFIKLYQTLSFDMKEAYEKPLTLYFQDKGMSAYVRGHMQFYNVYNQTLIFEVKENPGFVVPEQFVSLPISRGGLLVSGSNNIPILIVELGGNGLRFVVNKAKLKEVGLVLKENTRVTILFGLKVEEEEQYFGFKGTIIETPKTSLNESYLVKFEDVDEKHRDRLISTLLKYQISLRRRGLL from the coding sequence ATGAATTTCAAATGGATAATTGAGAGTTACGGGGAATATTTAGAGCGGATAAGCCACAAGTTTCAGGATATATTAACCGAACAAAATGGCGCCTTTATTTTGCTGGTTGAGGTTAGTGAAAGTAACAGATATGTATGCCGATTTTGTGAGTTTGCTGGAAATGTGCCCTATGATTTAAAAAGGGAAATTAATGAAAAAGTTAATGGCAGTTTAATTCCGGGAAATCTCGATTGGCTTAAAACATTAACCGAACCCCGGGTGTTAAACAAGGACCAGGTACAAAGCTATTTTCCCGAATTAAATCAAGTTGAAGTAATGCAGATTATACCTATTTATGTGGATAAAAACAGTAAAAATATAATGATTATTGGTTACTTTCAAGATTTGACTCCCTCAAGTATCTCTTTTAATGTTAATGAACTTCAAAACTACCTTTATATTGAACAATTTTACAATCTAATTTTTGAAATAATAATAATGTTTAACAGAGTTATTGAAGAAAAAGAACCGCTGATCCGTGGGCATATGGAGCGAGTGGTGGAGTATGCTGACCTCATTGCCGGGGAAATCGGGCGTGAGGAAACCCAGCGCTTGATTTTACAAATAGCGGGAGCCGTGCATGATGTTGGAAAAATCATGGTACCGGATTTTATTTTACAGCACATCGGTAAGTACACCGAGGAAATGAGACAAAAGATGCAAAAACATTCGGAATTCGGTTATGAACTTTTAAAAAATCTACCGATGTTTAATGAGGTGGCCGAAGTTATTTTATACCATCATGAGCATTATGACGGCCAGGGGTATCCCAAAGGACTCAAAGGAAATGAAATTCCCCTTTATTCCCGGATATTGGCCATTGCCGACAGTTTTGATGCTATGGTCAGTGAGCGGGTTTACAAGGTATCAATGGGTTATGATGAAGCATTAGAAGAACTGGTTAATAATAAAGGTAAGCAGTTTGATCCCGAATTAGTAGAAGCTTTTATTGCGGGATTTAGAAAAACCCGCCTCTTAAATCCTCTAAAATACAAAGTTCCGGATTTGCCCAAGCTCTTTTGCAGAGTTACTTTAGCGGTTGGCAATCAGTACTTTGACGGAAGGGTTTCTTATAGACTTGAAAACTCCCAAAAAGTGTTTATTAAGCTTTATCAAACTCTTTCATTTGATATGAAAGAAGCTTACGAAAAACCGCTGACCTTGTATTTTCAGGATAAGGGGATGTCGGCCTATGTTCGTGGCCATATGCAGTTTTATAATGTGTACAACCAGACGTTAATTTTCGAGGTTAAGGAAAATCCCGGATTTGTGGTACCGGAACAGTTTGTATCGCTGCCCATTTCCCGGGGTGGACTTCTGGTAAGCGGCAGCAATAATATACCTATATTAATAGTTGAGCTTGGTGGTAACGGGTTAAGATTTGTGGTTAATAAAGCAAAGTTAAAAGAAGTAGGCCTTGTATTAAAAGAAAATACCAGGGTAACAATACTTTTTGGATTAAAAGTTGAGGAGGAAGAGCAGTATTTTGGATTTAAGGGAACGATTATCGAAACTCCTAAAACATCATTAAACGAGTCTTACCTTGTGAAATTCGAAGATGTGGATGAAAAACATCGAGATAGACTTATAAGTACCCTCTTAAAATACCAGATAAGTTTACGCCGGCGTGGTTTGCTGTAA
- a CDS encoding TIGR01212 family radical SAM protein (This family includes YhcC from E. coli K-12, an uncharacterized radical SAM protein.) — MERYYSYTRYLKEKFGGKVYKIPVNLPHTCPNRDGTVGTGGCIFCEDSPGGFVCLPDTRAISQKVEELKKYFQDKFKAQKFIVYFQAYTNTYHPLAVFRDYILAAVDNTDIVGLSVSTRPDAVNDKYLEVLAEVKNKKNIEVDVELGLQTVNYKNLIAINRGHTLAEFIDAVLRIKKFGLNVTTHLILNLPGETLVDVIENAKIMSALKIDFVKLHTLFIPEKTVLGDMYREGKIEIIPLEEYVQWVVTFLEYLSPEVVVQRLIGKGPDEGILFSNWGVSWWKIKHLIEEELEKRDTRQGAKCDYLNGKAVQKFLS, encoded by the coding sequence ATGGAAAGGTATTATTCCTATACAAGGTATTTAAAGGAGAAATTTGGCGGCAAAGTATATAAAATTCCCGTGAATCTTCCCCATACCTGCCCAAACCGCGATGGTACGGTGGGAACCGGTGGCTGTATTTTTTGCGAAGACTCGCCCGGGGGATTTGTTTGTCTGCCCGATACCCGGGCCATATCTCAGAAAGTAGAGGAGTTAAAAAAGTATTTTCAAGATAAATTTAAAGCGCAAAAATTTATCGTTTATTTTCAGGCCTATACCAATACCTATCATCCGCTTGCGGTTTTCCGGGATTATATTTTAGCAGCGGTGGATAACACCGATATTGTTGGCCTCTCCGTTTCCACCCGACCCGATGCGGTAAACGATAAATACCTGGAGGTGCTGGCGGAGGTAAAAAATAAAAAAAATATAGAAGTAGATGTGGAACTTGGTTTGCAGACGGTTAATTATAAAAACTTAATAGCGATAAACCGGGGCCATACCTTGGCCGAATTTATCGATGCGGTCTTGCGCATAAAAAAGTTTGGCTTAAATGTTACGACCCACTTAATTTTAAACCTGCCCGGGGAAACGTTAGTTGATGTCATTGAAAATGCCAAAATTATGTCAGCATTAAAGATAGATTTTGTAAAGCTCCATACCCTGTTTATTCCAGAAAAAACGGTTTTAGGGGATATGTACCGGGAGGGGAAAATTGAGATTATACCCTTGGAGGAATATGTCCAGTGGGTGGTAACCTTTTTGGAGTATTTAAGTCCGGAAGTGGTGGTGCAGCGGTTAATTGGAAAGGGTCCCGATGAAGGGATTCTCTTTTCCAACTGGGGCGTCAGCTGGTGGAAAATTAAACATTTAATTGAGGAAGAGCTGGAAAAAAGGGATACCCGACAGGGGGCAAAATGCGATTATTTAAACGGGAAGGCAGTACAAAAGTTTTTAAGCTAA